A region of Clostridium acetobutylicum ATCC 824 DNA encodes the following proteins:
- a CDS encoding PhzF family isomerase, with translation MIRKYNLYQIDSFTKEKFTGNPAGVITNADGLTDYEMQKIARELNNSETAFIFSSKDERYDAWVRFFTPTSEVPICGHATIAAHYARAIENNLETSRVYHKTGAGILPVDVIKENDDYKIIMTQGKIEFGSVIDGEKKEKLLRALNIEKSDLLENYKIQIVSTGHSKVMIGIKSLKTLNKLQPNYDVLSKLSKIIKCNGYYVFAVTSEDSDILIHGRMFAPAIGINEDPVTGNANGPLGAYLVHHKLACYDNSIFKFKAKQGEAIGRQGIIEVEVRVDKEEPVEVKISGNAVVVFKSELVLN, from the coding sequence ATGATAAGGAAATATAATTTATATCAAATCGATTCATTTACAAAAGAAAAGTTTACAGGAAATCCGGCGGGTGTGATAACAAATGCAGATGGCTTAACAGACTATGAAATGCAAAAAATTGCAAGAGAGCTTAATAACTCTGAAACGGCATTTATTTTTTCTTCAAAGGATGAAAGGTATGATGCTTGGGTGCGCTTTTTTACGCCAACAAGTGAAGTCCCAATTTGTGGACATGCAACTATAGCTGCTCATTATGCCCGTGCTATAGAGAACAACTTAGAAACTTCAAGAGTTTATCATAAAACAGGAGCAGGCATTTTACCCGTTGATGTAATAAAGGAAAATGATGATTATAAAATTATTATGACACAGGGTAAGATTGAGTTCGGCAGTGTTATTGATGGAGAAAAAAAGGAAAAACTTTTAAGAGCACTTAATATAGAGAAAAGTGATTTACTAGAAAACTATAAAATTCAAATTGTTTCAACAGGACATTCTAAGGTAATGATAGGTATAAAAAGCTTGAAGACATTAAACAAATTACAACCTAACTATGATGTACTTTCTAAGCTAAGTAAAATTATTAAATGCAACGGATATTATGTTTTTGCAGTTACATCAGAGGATAGTGACATTTTAATACATGGAAGGATGTTTGCTCCTGCAATAGGGATAAATGAAGATCCTGTAACAGGGAATGCAAATGGTCCTTTGGGTGCATATCTTGTTCATCATAAGCTTGCTTGCTATGATAATTCTATATTTAAATTTAAAGCTAAGCAGGGAGAAGCTATAGGTAGGCAAGGCATAATTGAAGTGGAGGTAAGGGTAGATAAGGAGGAACCAGTAGAGGTTAAAATTTCTGGAAATGCAGTTGTAGTATTTAAAAGTGAACTCGTGTTAAATTGA
- a CDS encoding MFS transporter codes for MIGSFKIKMREKIGYASGDLASNLIYQTISIYLLFFYTNVFGLSAGQAGVMFLVVRFIDAINDPIIGTLVDKTNTRFGRFRPYLLYGAAPFAVLAFLCFTTPNFSATGKLIYAYVTYVGLSITYTCINVPYGALTSAITDDNQEIVSLTSVRMFFANLGGVIVSYFVPVLSAYFTKSFGLSGGWQITMSILGIAGAFLLLFCFSSTKERVKSVNQDHKIKFSDLFEQFKTNRPLIVLSIFFVLIFGINSINSSIGIYYITYNVGRADLVQWYTVLGSLPAFVCIPLIPKINRKIGKKPLLISSLLITVLGTLSLLVIPTHAVALILVSRVITSIGSLTAGAFMWSLIPETIEYGEYTTGKRLSGLIYAIIGFFFKCGMALGGAVPGIILGNFGYVANKTQTPHALTGILLTATVVPAVLMILALIDITFYNLDDKKYNHIIATLKERAKLNRGENLNL; via the coding sequence ATGATAGGAAGTTTTAAAATTAAAATGAGGGAAAAAATAGGCTATGCATCTGGAGATTTAGCAAGTAACTTGATATATCAAACCATTTCAATTTATTTGCTATTTTTCTATACTAACGTTTTCGGCTTATCTGCTGGTCAGGCCGGTGTAATGTTTCTTGTGGTAAGATTTATCGACGCAATTAATGACCCAATTATTGGAACTTTAGTCGACAAAACCAATACGCGTTTTGGAAGATTTAGACCATACTTATTATATGGAGCTGCTCCTTTTGCAGTTTTAGCTTTTCTGTGTTTTACCACTCCTAATTTTTCAGCAACAGGTAAATTAATTTACGCTTATGTTACTTACGTAGGCCTTTCAATTACTTATACTTGTATAAATGTTCCTTATGGTGCATTGACATCAGCTATTACAGATGATAATCAGGAAATTGTTAGCTTGACCTCAGTAAGAATGTTTTTTGCTAATCTAGGCGGTGTAATCGTTTCCTACTTTGTTCCTGTACTTTCGGCATATTTCACAAAATCATTTGGTCTTTCAGGTGGTTGGCAAATAACTATGAGTATTCTAGGTATAGCAGGTGCCTTCCTATTGCTATTTTGTTTTTCAAGTACTAAGGAAAGAGTAAAAAGCGTTAACCAAGATCATAAGATTAAATTCTCTGATCTCTTTGAACAATTCAAAACTAATAGACCTCTTATTGTATTAAGTATTTTCTTTGTACTGATATTTGGAATAAATTCAATTAATAGTTCAATAGGCATATATTACATTACCTATAACGTTGGTCGTGCTGACTTAGTACAATGGTATACGGTATTAGGGTCTCTCCCTGCATTTGTTTGTATACCACTAATACCAAAAATCAACAGAAAAATTGGAAAAAAGCCTTTATTAATTAGTTCTCTTTTAATAACAGTGCTTGGTACCTTATCTCTGTTAGTAATTCCAACTCATGCAGTAGCATTAATATTAGTTTCTCGTGTGATTACATCAATAGGTTCATTGACTGCCGGAGCATTTATGTGGTCATTAATTCCAGAAACAATTGAATATGGTGAATACACAACAGGAAAACGTTTAAGCGGCTTAATTTATGCTATTATCGGATTCTTTTTCAAGTGCGGAATGGCATTAGGCGGAGCTGTACCAGGAATAATACTCGGTAACTTTGGGTATGTAGCCAATAAAACCCAAACTCCTCATGCCCTAACGGGTATACTTCTAACTGCCACAGTCGTTCCTGCCGTACTCATGATATTAGCTTTAATAGATATTACCTTCTACAACTTAGATGATAAAAAATATAATCATATTATAGCTACTTTAAAAGAAAGAGCTAAATTAAATAGAGGGGAGAATTTAAATTTATGA
- a CDS encoding glycoside hydrolase family 43 protein — MIKNPILRGFNPDPSICRADTDYYIATSTFEWFPGVQIHHSKDLVNWHLVAHPLNRTSLLDMKGNPNSGGIWAPDLSYHDGKFWLIYTDVKVTDGMWKDCHNYLTTCESVDGVWSDPITLNGSGFDASLFHDNDGKKYLVNMYWDQRTYNHNFYGIVLQEYSDKEKKLIGKAKIIYKGTDIKYTEGPHIYHIGDYYYLFTAEGGTTYEHSETVARSKNIDGPYEIDPEYPLLTSWHDPRNSLQKCGHASLVHTHTDEWYLAHLVGRPLPVGNQPVLEQRGYCPLGRETSIQRIEWVDNWPRVVGGKQGSVNVEAPKIPEVKWEKTYDEKDNFDSDKLNINFQSLRIPLTENIASLKAKKGNLRLYGKESLTSTFTQAFIARRWQSFKFDASTSVSFSPDTFQQAAGLTCYYNTENWSTIQVTWNEDKGRVIDIVCCDNFHFDMPLKSNVIPIPKDVEYIHLKVEVRVETYQYSYSFDGINWSKVPAIFESRKLSDDYVQGGGFFTGAFVGINCIDITGNNKPADFDYFCYKEL; from the coding sequence ATGATTAAAAATCCAATTTTAAGAGGCTTCAATCCTGATCCAAGCATCTGTCGTGCTGACACCGATTATTACATTGCTACTTCAACCTTTGAATGGTTTCCTGGAGTTCAAATACATCATTCTAAGGATCTTGTTAACTGGCATCTTGTAGCACATCCTTTAAACAGAACTTCACTTTTAGATATGAAGGGTAATCCTAATTCAGGTGGGATATGGGCTCCTGATTTAAGTTATCATGACGGAAAATTTTGGCTCATATACACAGATGTAAAAGTAACTGATGGAATGTGGAAGGACTGTCACAACTATTTAACTACCTGTGAAAGTGTTGATGGTGTATGGAGCGATCCAATAACATTGAATGGTTCTGGTTTTGACGCCTCTTTATTCCATGATAATGATGGAAAGAAGTACCTTGTAAATATGTATTGGGATCAGAGAACTTACAATCATAATTTTTATGGAATTGTTCTTCAAGAGTATTCTGATAAAGAAAAGAAACTAATCGGTAAAGCTAAAATTATATATAAGGGCACTGATATTAAGTACACAGAAGGCCCTCATATTTATCATATTGGAGATTACTATTATCTATTTACTGCTGAAGGTGGCACAACCTATGAACATTCAGAAACAGTTGCACGTTCTAAAAATATAGATGGTCCTTACGAGATAGACCCTGAGTATCCTCTTTTAACTTCATGGCATGATCCACGAAACTCATTGCAAAAATGCGGTCATGCATCTCTTGTCCATACTCATACTGATGAATGGTACTTAGCCCATTTAGTAGGAAGACCTCTACCTGTTGGAAATCAACCAGTACTTGAACAAAGAGGCTACTGTCCACTTGGTCGCGAGACTTCTATACAAAGAATTGAATGGGTAGATAATTGGCCAAGAGTCGTTGGTGGTAAACAGGGGTCTGTTAATGTTGAAGCACCTAAAATTCCAGAAGTAAAGTGGGAGAAAACCTACGATGAAAAAGATAATTTCGACAGCGACAAATTAAATATTAACTTTCAATCCTTACGTATTCCTCTTACAGAAAATATAGCATCTTTAAAAGCCAAAAAAGGAAATTTGAGGTTATATGGTAAAGAATCTTTAACGTCAACCTTTACTCAAGCATTTATAGCAAGAAGATGGCAATCATTTAAATTTGATGCATCAACAAGTGTGTCATTTAGTCCTGATACTTTTCAGCAAGCAGCTGGATTAACCTGCTATTATAATACGGAAAATTGGTCTACTATACAGGTTACCTGGAATGAAGATAAAGGGCGTGTAATTGATATTGTTTGTTGTGATAATTTTCACTTTGATATGCCTTTAAAAAGCAATGTTATTCCAATTCCTAAAGATGTGGAGTATATTCACTTGAAAGTTGAAGTAAGAGTTGAAACATATCAGTACTCTTATTCTTTCGATGGGATAAACTGGTCAAAAGTTCCTGCTATTTTTGAATCGAGAAAGTTATCCGATGACTATGTACAAGGTGGCGGCTTTTTCACAGGAGCTTTTGTAGGAATTAACTGCATTGATATAACTGGAAATAATAAACCTGCTGACTTTGATTATTTTTGCTATAAAGAATTATAG
- a CDS encoding GNAT family N-acetyltransferase, protein MKVKKILSNKKQFLDLLLLADEQEDMIDKYLDYGEMFALYDNDLKSICVVMQKDSTTYELKNIATYKKYQGKGYGKALVKYIFAYYKDKCKTIIVGTGDSHLTIPFYENCGFHISHRVKNFFIDNYDHPIFEDGIQLIDMVYLKIDL, encoded by the coding sequence ATGAAAGTTAAAAAAATTCTCAGCAACAAAAAACAATTTCTTGACTTGTTGCTATTAGCAGATGAACAAGAAGATATGATTGATAAATATTTAGACTATGGAGAAATGTTTGCATTATATGATAATGATCTAAAAAGTATCTGTGTGGTAATGCAAAAAGATAGTACAACATATGAGTTAAAGAATATAGCTACATATAAAAAGTATCAGGGAAAAGGATATGGTAAAGCACTTGTAAAATATATATTTGCTTATTATAAAGACAAATGCAAAACTATTATTGTTGGCACGGGTGATAGTCATTTAACAATTCCATTCTATGAAAACTGTGGATTTCATATTTCACATAGAGTTAAAAACTTTTTTATAGATAACTATGATCATCCAATTTTTGAAGATGGTATACAACTTATAGATATGGTTTATTTGAAAATAGATTTATAA
- a CDS encoding MerR family transcriptional regulator — MENKIYLSTGELAKMLGVTKQTVIYYDKVGLISPAKRGEKHYRYYTLEQADELDSILTFRNLGVPIDTLKEYLSVRNAEGCIEMLGKQQERVILEIQKLDRIRKKIEGRSKLLKQVLGVKDFEKVRFTYEDKKAYMIEPCYGKDEKSYMQSFISICNKSKELQIDFQNPICSIITKEALKSEDYKDVSYFGIRIPKDFIGHIVSRFEKPDGIYASTYHKGSYDTMYLSYKRLIENIKEQGYEVCGNAYEVDLLSTLTSVSSDEYLKLISIQVCKV; from the coding sequence ATGGAAAATAAAATATATTTATCTACAGGTGAGCTAGCTAAGATGCTTGGAGTAACAAAGCAAACAGTGATTTATTATGATAAGGTAGGATTAATCTCGCCGGCAAAACGTGGTGAAAAACATTATAGATACTATACTTTGGAACAAGCTGATGAATTAGATTCAATTTTAACCTTTAGAAATTTAGGAGTTCCCATAGATACTTTAAAGGAATATTTAAGTGTCAGAAATGCAGAAGGCTGTATAGAAATGCTTGGAAAGCAGCAGGAAAGAGTTATCTTAGAAATTCAAAAGTTGGATAGAATAAGAAAGAAAATAGAGGGACGATCGAAACTACTTAAGCAGGTATTGGGAGTTAAAGATTTTGAAAAGGTTAGATTCACATATGAGGATAAAAAAGCCTATATGATAGAACCTTGTTATGGTAAAGATGAAAAATCATATATGCAAAGCTTTATTTCAATTTGTAACAAATCCAAAGAACTTCAAATTGATTTTCAAAATCCTATTTGCAGTATAATTACAAAGGAAGCCTTAAAATCTGAGGATTATAAAGATGTATCTTATTTCGGAATAAGGATACCTAAAGATTTTATAGGACATATAGTTAGTAGATTTGAAAAACCCGACGGAATCTATGCATCAACGTATCACAAGGGTTCATATGATACAATGTATCTTTCATATAAGAGATTAATAGAAAACATCAAAGAGCAAGGGTACGAGGTATGTGGAAATGCATATGAGGTGGATTTGCTCAGTACACTAACTAGCGTTAGCAGTGATGAATATCTTAAGTTAATTTCTATACAAGTTTGTAAGGTATAG
- a CDS encoding DsbA family oxidoreductase: MKIEVWSDFVCPFCYMGKRRLEIALNEFEYKTDVEISFKSFELDPSAKKEYSENIHELIAKKYKISVEQAKASNDQIVLQAEAIGLNYNFNKLIPTNTFDAHRLSQYAKTKGKMNELSEKIFKAYFVDSLNISDYKVLADLAEEVGISRDESLRILESNQYNEEVREDEKNASKLGIDAVPYFVFDDKYAVSGAQPAEVFLEALYKIDKEGKVNDSSSGSCSGGKCDI, encoded by the coding sequence ATGAAAATAGAAGTTTGGTCCGATTTTGTATGTCCATTTTGTTATATGGGCAAAAGGAGACTAGAAATTGCGTTAAATGAATTCGAATATAAAACTGATGTTGAAATAAGTTTTAAAAGCTTTGAGCTAGATCCATCAGCTAAGAAGGAATATAGTGAGAACATTCATGAACTTATTGCGAAGAAATATAAGATATCAGTAGAACAAGCTAAGGCATCAAATGATCAAATAGTATTACAGGCCGAAGCTATTGGACTTAACTATAATTTCAATAAATTAATCCCAACAAATACTTTTGATGCTCACAGATTATCGCAGTATGCAAAAACTAAAGGCAAGATGAATGAGTTATCAGAAAAAATATTTAAGGCCTACTTTGTGGATTCTTTAAATATATCTGATTATAAAGTGTTGGCTGATCTTGCGGAAGAAGTTGGAATTAGTAGAGATGAAAGTTTAAGGATTTTAGAATCAAATCAATATAATGAAGAAGTAAGAGAAGACGAGAAAAATGCTTCTAAGCTTGGAATTGACGCTGTTCCGTATTTTGTTTTTGATGATAAATATGCAGTATCAGGTGCACAACCAGCTGAAGTGTTTCTAGAGGCACTCTATAAGATTGACAAAGAAGGGAAGGTTAACGATTCGAGCTCTGGAAGCTGTAGTGGTGGAAAGTGTGATATTTAG
- a CDS encoding tetratricopeptide repeat protein — MKDNIQIDKYLKKAEEAFLDNKLVKSLDYYNKVYELTNGEDVDTIINLALIYDSLGKVEKAEEYYKEALSIDDYEERAYYGLATIYDEKEDYEEAIKLYNKAIYINPNYHKAYFFLANAYDLSGQKNLAIETYEKLLSLDDMDFWSNLNLGCIYEEQNKNDLAYRLFSKALKINPNNHLALFNMGVICCKFNMIEKAINFYEKSIEKNKSYEYSYLNLAVIYKHRDTEKGIQILSSGIENCEKTHFLYYNRSCFYALINENNKSCEDIITALKLYPEFLKYVLEDEELESVRELNSFKSFAAKLN; from the coding sequence ATGAAGGATAATATACAAATTGATAAATATCTAAAAAAGGCAGAGGAAGCTTTTCTAGACAACAAACTAGTTAAGTCCTTAGATTACTACAATAAGGTTTACGAGCTTACAAATGGTGAAGATGTGGATACTATAATAAATCTCGCTTTAATATACGATTCTTTAGGTAAAGTAGAAAAAGCTGAAGAGTATTATAAAGAAGCCTTAAGCATAGATGATTATGAAGAGAGGGCTTACTATGGTCTAGCCACAATATATGATGAAAAAGAAGATTATGAGGAAGCTATAAAACTATACAATAAAGCCATTTATATAAATCCCAATTATCATAAGGCGTATTTTTTCCTAGCAAATGCTTATGATTTATCAGGTCAAAAAAATCTAGCAATAGAAACCTATGAAAAATTACTTAGTCTAGATGATATGGATTTTTGGTCTAATTTAAATTTAGGCTGTATATATGAAGAACAAAACAAAAATGATCTTGCATATAGATTGTTTTCAAAAGCTTTAAAAATCAATCCGAATAATCATCTAGCACTTTTTAATATGGGTGTAATTTGTTGTAAGTTTAATATGATAGAAAAAGCTATAAACTTCTATGAAAAATCAATCGAAAAGAACAAAAGTTATGAATACAGCTATTTAAATTTGGCAGTTATATATAAACATAGGGATACAGAAAAAGGTATACAAATACTATCTTCTGGAATTGAAAATTGTGAAAAAACACATTTTTTATATTATAACAGAAGCTGCTTTTATGCTTTAATTAACGAAAACAATAAGTCCTGTGAAGACATAATAACAGCCCTAAAATTATATCCAGAATTCTTGAAGTATGTTTTAGAAGATGAAGAATTAGAATCTGTACGTGAATTGAATTCTTTTAAAAGCTTTGCAGCTAAGCTCAACTAA
- a CDS encoding DUF2935 domain-containing protein, protein MISNEQYVRLSLELNLFFLRIVKEHNVIAGASLPPKYAPTLMEILAVNKKLDMLLSKTVALSKGNISREAMNSSTLITPLTLPSEKVTSALTGVPINTAITSKEISLGYRDYYRTGINMVTAVSILNKAILPLVNFVINFQAGLLSKIMSCKAFSYTYPSNIDHVIREARAYVNMLNMLERKQEMDTTPQGIIRQEIFWNDIMEDHAEFIRGYLDPSQTSLFNTANNFVRRFDDIENATESLTNNPSNLNNITRNIYSLVTEFRNFKSTATKGLLACKIKAIMAPLLADHVTREANYYLRLLRSFTS, encoded by the coding sequence ATGATATCCAATGAACAATATGTAAGACTTTCACTTGAATTAAACTTATTCTTTTTGAGAATCGTGAAGGAACATAACGTTATTGCTGGTGCTTCACTTCCTCCTAAGTATGCTCCTACTTTAATGGAAATACTTGCAGTTAATAAAAAGCTAGATATGTTACTTTCAAAAACAGTAGCTCTATCTAAAGGAAATATCAGCAGAGAAGCTATGAATTCATCTACTCTAATAACTCCGCTTACCCTTCCTTCTGAAAAAGTAACTAGTGCCCTAACCGGAGTACCTATTAATACTGCTATAACTTCGAAGGAAATAAGCCTAGGTTACCGAGACTATTATAGAACGGGAATTAATATGGTAACAGCTGTTTCTATTCTTAATAAAGCTATACTTCCACTAGTAAACTTTGTTATAAACTTTCAGGCAGGCCTTCTAAGCAAGATTATGTCCTGCAAAGCCTTTAGCTATACCTATCCTTCAAATATAGATCACGTAATAAGAGAAGCACGCGCATATGTTAATATGCTTAACATGCTTGAAAGAAAGCAAGAGATGGACACAACTCCACAAGGGATTATAAGACAGGAAATTTTCTGGAACGATATAATGGAAGATCATGCGGAGTTTATACGCGGATATCTAGATCCATCTCAAACTTCTCTATTTAATACTGCAAATAACTTTGTTAGAAGGTTTGATGATATTGAAAATGCTACCGAATCTCTTACCAATAACCCTTCTAACCTTAACAATATAACTAGGAACATCTATTCTCTTGTTACCGAATTTAGAAATTTCAAAAGCACAGCTACCAAGGGATTATTAGCTTGTAAAATCAAAGCAATAATGGCTCCTCTTCTTGCTGACCATGTAACTAGAGAAGCAAATTACTATTTAAGACTTCTTCGCAGCTTTACTTCTTAG
- a CDS encoding SGNH/GDSL hydrolase family protein: MKLVCIGDSLTYGYGVSSTSSWVELLKAHFSINVINKGINGDTTSGILSRSYSDIVKEKPNYVIIMAGTNDMLMDYSTKLIKDNIELLLKEAKENNITPILALQPPVISPLAKTYWDSEIDYEKVAISLLDYIRWAKAYCINNNIAFVSFNIVFINKDNIEALYNDGIHPNSEGHKLMFNELSKILNKII; encoded by the coding sequence ATGAAATTAGTTTGTATTGGAGATAGCTTGACCTATGGCTACGGAGTTTCTAGCACCTCCTCATGGGTAGAGCTTTTAAAAGCACATTTTAGTATAAATGTAATAAATAAAGGCATAAACGGTGACACCACTTCAGGTATTCTTTCAAGATCCTACAGCGATATTGTAAAGGAAAAACCAAATTACGTAATTATAATGGCAGGAACAAATGATATGCTTATGGATTATTCCACTAAGTTAATTAAAGATAATATTGAATTATTATTAAAAGAAGCCAAGGAAAATAATATAACTCCCATATTAGCACTTCAGCCACCAGTAATATCCCCTCTTGCTAAAACTTATTGGGATTCTGAAATTGACTATGAAAAAGTAGCTATCAGTTTACTAGATTATATTCGTTGGGCTAAAGCTTATTGCATTAATAACAATATTGCATTTGTAAGCTTCAATATTGTCTTTATTAATAAAGACAATATTGAAGCTTTATACAATGATGGAATACACCCAAATTCTGAAGGCCACAAATTAATGTTTAATGAATTATCTAAAATTTTAAATAAAATAATTTAA
- a CDS encoding MATE family efflux transporter encodes MLNVIKNINQRKDMVISIFALSWPSILEQLLETAVQYVSSAMVGQLGAEASAAVGLTTTATWLINSPSFAMGIGVLSYISLSIGAKKFRRAKIAAVQSIIITLILGIFMGIGTLAISPFLPKWLGAAPEIQRNASLYFGIICIPMIFRVAIIVFGAVIRSTGDMKTPMKVNLIMNLINIVLNFILIYGKQTISIGSFKITTYGGNLGVVGSAIAAATAYTVSGILMFLALYKNKIVSPKGEKLKLNIPIMRRCVNVGFPVTIERVATSLGQVVFSSLVTRLGTLAFAAHSIAITAEQAFYIPGYGMEATASTLAGNALGEKNEKKLNQISVTIIGMAITIMTVTGTILFLFPDFMMSLFIKDPVVIKSGSSVLRLVAISEPVFGALIILEGIFNGVGETKTPVLVSILSMWGVRILSTSICIYVFHLGLKSVWICMIADNVFRFTILFIRFLNGAWKKKLNL; translated from the coding sequence ATGCTAAATGTTATAAAGAATATAAATCAAAGAAAAGATATGGTTATAAGTATCTTCGCGCTATCCTGGCCTTCTATCCTTGAGCAGCTCCTTGAAACTGCTGTACAATATGTAAGCTCTGCTATGGTTGGACAATTAGGTGCAGAAGCTTCTGCCGCAGTTGGCCTTACAACTACAGCAACCTGGCTTATAAACAGCCCTTCCTTTGCAATGGGTATAGGTGTTTTGTCATATATCTCCTTATCTATAGGAGCAAAGAAATTTAGAAGAGCAAAAATAGCGGCAGTTCAATCCATAATAATAACCCTTATACTTGGAATATTCATGGGAATAGGAACTTTAGCTATTAGTCCTTTTTTGCCTAAATGGCTGGGTGCAGCTCCAGAGATTCAAAGAAATGCCTCACTTTATTTTGGCATCATATGTATTCCTATGATATTCCGTGTTGCCATTATAGTTTTTGGCGCTGTTATTCGGTCTACAGGTGATATGAAAACACCTATGAAGGTTAACCTTATTATGAATTTAATCAATATTGTTTTAAATTTTATACTTATTTATGGAAAACAAACTATATCTATAGGGTCATTCAAGATAACTACCTATGGTGGCAATTTAGGTGTAGTTGGCTCTGCCATTGCTGCTGCTACAGCCTATACTGTAAGTGGTATTTTAATGTTTTTAGCACTTTATAAAAATAAAATAGTATCGCCTAAGGGTGAAAAGCTAAAATTAAATATTCCTATTATGCGAAGGTGTGTTAATGTGGGATTCCCTGTAACTATTGAGCGTGTAGCTACATCTTTAGGACAAGTGGTTTTTTCTTCACTAGTGACAAGGTTAGGTACTTTAGCTTTTGCTGCTCATTCCATTGCTATAACTGCTGAACAAGCCTTTTATATCCCTGGATATGGCATGGAGGCCACTGCTTCAACTCTTGCCGGAAACGCCTTAGGAGAAAAAAACGAAAAGAAATTAAATCAAATATCTGTAACAATAATCGGAATGGCAATTACTATAATGACCGTAACTGGAACTATTTTATTCTTATTCCCCGATTTTATGATGTCTCTATTTATAAAAGATCCAGTTGTCATTAAATCAGGCTCTTCGGTACTGCGCCTTGTAGCTATATCGGAGCCAGTGTTTGGAGCATTAATAATTTTAGAAGGAATATTTAATGGTGTAGGTGAAACAAAAACCCCAGTTCTAGTCTCAATATTATCTATGTGGGGTGTAAGAATTTTATCAACCTCTATATGCATATATGTATTTCATCTCGGATTAAAGTCAGTATGGATTTGCATGATAGCAGATAATGTCTTTCGATTTACAATACTATTTATCCGTTTTTTAAATGGAGCTTGGAAGAAAAAACTTAACTTATAA